GTACCCCTCACTATTGCGCCCTCTCTCACTACCgcccccttcttctctctcttccccttctgcaccatggacccatgctcgGTGCCAGTAACCCGGTCGCCAAAACCACGTGAACACCACATCCTGGAAGCTGCCCTCCATCCTGACTTagaaatacattcagtggccacatattaggtacacctgtacccctGCTCATTAATatgaatatctaatcagcctatcatgtggcagcaactcaatgcataaaagcatgcagacatggtcaggaggttcagttgctgttcagaccaaacatctgaaaggggaagaaatgtgatctcagtgactttgactgtggaatgattgttggtgccagacggggtagtttgagtatctcagaaactgctgatctcctgtgattttcacacacaacagtctcagtttacagagaatggtgtgaaaaacaaaaaagaaatattcagtgagcagcatttctgtgggcaaaaacgttTTCTTAATGAGGAatttcagaagagaatggccagactagttcaagctgacagtaactgaaataaccacatattactacagtggtgtacagaagagcatctctgaacacacaacacatcaaaactTGAAGGGCCAGCTTCGGAGCTGTAGTGCTCTTTGAGCCTAAAAGAAATTAAATCCACAGGTTTTCATCCCTGCGAGCACTTCTTGCTGGGTCgccttcttcttccctttctcctatggtccactttcctctcctttccagccctttacatttcccacccacctggcttcgcccattaccttccagctagcccctccatcccctcagcctcctttttccctggcatcttcctccttcctttccactcctgaagaagggtcttggcccaaatgttgactctttattcatttccatagatgctgcctgacctgctgagttcctccagcattttgtgtcagttGTTTTCATCCCTGAATTCTTCTCCATTAGGAACGGAGATCACCACAGCTGAATTAGCACGCCTGGTTGTATGTTTTCCATAAGACCATCGGACACAGGAGCAtaactaggccattcagtccatcatctATTCTACCATTCTatcataactgatttattttACCTCTCAACCTCTCTTCACCTCATAGTCTTTGACACTCTcattagtcaagaacctatcaacctccgctttaaatatacccaatgacttagcctccacaactgtctgtggcatgAATTCtgtagattcatcaccctctggctaaagaaattcctcctcatctctgttctaaagggtgaccttgtattctgaggctgtgccagtTGGTCCTGATTTTCCCCACTGCAGAAAACATCCTATGTCCAAtcaatctagacctttcaatattcgaaatgtttcaatgagatcccctctccccattcttttaaatttctgtgagtactggcccagagccattaaatgattctcatacattaatcctttcattcccagaatcagtcTTTATACtttctctggatcttctccaaagTTAGCACCTTCTAATCTTAAACCCACTGAATTAAATTTTAAGTTCCCAATTACATCCATCATAGAGATTGTAAAGTAATTGGATCATCTTCGGTGAATGTTGGGGTCAATACTGAAGATCGAAGACTGTAGGTCAATCAGAGGTCAAGGTCCAATGGGCAAATCCTTGAATCTACGAGTCAACTGGGGAAGTCGAAGGCCAATGTCTGAAAATCTGCAAGTACCTTGGAAGCATGTGTGGGTGGGTGGAAAGGGGATGTTTTGCTGGTGCTTTTTTGCTGCTTGTTATGTTCtgcgttgttctgctgagcatggtgagcatgctatgttggcaccagattgtgtggcaacacttgcaggctgtccccagcacatacTTAGGCCGTGTTGGTTGCtaacgcaaatgacgcatttcactaacacaggaaattctgcagacactggaaattcaATGcattgcacacaaaatgctggaggaactcagcaggtcaggcagcatctgtggtcaagagtacagtcgatgtttcaggctgagaccctgatgaagggtatcagcccaaagtgtcaactgtttactcttttccgtaggtgTCAATGTCTAGTCTCGTCAATGATCGAGAGACAAATTCATTTAGACTGGCAATAAATAAAATGAGACAAAGATGTTCTGTTTCTTACAGAGGTCAGAGGGACCTTAAATAACTTCTTGCAAATGTCCATGTTCTGATCGCAGAATCAATGCAGGTGCTCCCTCTCCTGGACATTTCAATGATTGCAAGATTTGCAGGATATTAAGTGATTTGCCTTGAAAAACGGGAGAAGACTAAGAGTGAGAACTGGAAAAGTCTAGTTAAGACAATTATTCAAAAGCCTAATCTGCccaatttcttatggtcttatggcttaaTCTGtacattgttgtgtatttaatatatcagtaatattgtaaatatattatttaattaagcattctttgttgtttaaattaATTCAATATCGATATATGTATGAAGTATGTGAATAGGATATGTCGTCACGCCATTGTGTCATGGATGCTTaccttacttaaagtaaaaaagaaaCTAAGACATTATTCCCAGCTTGGTGTTCATTagatttatgttttggagttacaaaacgtagCAGTGACGATGAGGAAGCTTTAAAACGAACCCAAGgcgactacctacctgttgaaggaCAGCAAAACATTCGAGTTTAAAAAAGCACAGCGAGAAACAATGAGTAAAAACAGACAGCAGAGCAAGTGTTCTTTGAAAGGGGCAGACATGGTCGACTTTATAAAAAGACAGAAATTGGGCAAATTGGCAGTGAGTACCTGGTTTTAATCATCATAAAAAGAGTGGAGATGGCTGTCTACTTCAGAAAGATTTAACATGTTTGATTACAGAACAGATGACTGGATATTgaatactgaacaaattgagcaatATCTTAAAGTAAATGGAATAGCTGATGAGAAATGAGTGCCAATTTTGCCATGTGCATTGGATTGAAAGGCAGACAATTAGCTTAGATATTCAACTACTGCAACCAATTCATCTTTGCTGATattatgaaagtaatgcaggaacacttagagTCAAACCcaatgttgattgcagaatgttttaggtttcataagcagaatcaaaaggaagggaagtccatttcagagtatctggctgaattgaagaagatgtctgagcattgtcagttcagtgctgggctTAAAGATGCACTAGAAGGttgtttaatttgtggaatcttacaagaaagcattcaaaaatagttcctaactgaagcacaacttacatttaaaagtgcagttaaaatagctgtatcaatagaaacagcagGCAGAGACACAATAGAGTTGCAGTTAGGAATGAAAGTAAATGTAAACaagattgcaacatctaaacagactCTGGCCAGGCAAAATAAATTGTGATACCATTGTGAGTGGGGCTCACAGACAGCAAACCAATGAAAGTTTAAATgggaaatttgcagaaaatgcaataaagtaGGGCGCATACAAAAAAAACTTGTCAGGCAGACAAACATAAGTGGACtgcacaaggaagagaaaaaaattaaaatgtcaggttgtagtttcaaaaagagaactggtctgcatgctgttgatgaaaaccctgatcatgatgagagtgacacaggactgattGGCCTTGTGATTTACAAcaagaaaactaacaatagataattaatatggcttacaccagcattgaatggcaaattaattgaaGTGGAATTGGGCACTGGTTCAGATGCTTCAGTCATCCCACAAAATGACATTGAACAgattttcaaagatactaaactgaagcctgcagttatatccaactaagaacttaaaatggataaaagataactcctgtgggaatgacatttgtatccgtgaaatgcaacaaccaacaagccacattgggcttgtaggtggtaaaaacaggagggtcaACATCATGGGGAGATGAGTGGCTGGGAAAACTACAATTTGATTGGCGATCCATCCTCAATTTGCATGCCGTATACCCCACAAAaaaagtcaactgaaagcaaattaagaaatgtACTGGACAATATcaaactgtctccatgctgtacatcAAGAACTGTTGTCCAGCAGAGGGCAAACAGGCATTGGTGCCTAACTCTGTGCCTCTggctggaaagcatattggaccaaggaaggatcaGGCTGCTCAGAGGAATTGTGAAAGTGACGAAAGCAGTGGTTGACTACAGCAGTTTTAGTAAGTGTAATGTGCcataaggtttcactgctaatgtaatggttcctCAGTAGCAGCAATTTTTGGGTtacgactagagataacggggctttggaatgtgaggcTATCCGatgagagggatgttgttctttcttatgTGTCTGGGAGAAGGAATGTCATTGGTCTTTTGCCAGGAAGAGATGAGGAGAGGAGACGCAAGTGGAGAGAATTGGTAGACcgccggatggagtggacttggagcgagggtcagAAGGTCAGCAACGCTCGGAGGAGGTCAATGGTGGACGAacggccttatcagtgagctccaacattgcacattagactgtttcatgagaataggcccttttctttttttgtttctttactaaccatatcatcaaattaagaattataaagctcaatcgtttaattgcgtattgtgtactgtttgttatttcgtggtactgatttgtaacagtggGCACtttgcacagcatccacccaaacaaaatttcttaagtttggccgggccgaggactgtcttcccctagattaagccgctaGCTGAACCGAGAGTTACACAAGCTCCTGATATATTAATCAGGCaattacttgtgaaatgtggcaTGGTTTTAAGTTGGAACAGAATTCAAGGACCTTcaagaaagttgcaagcatttggcttttgaATCTACTTCacatgcattaaggttattgcatgaacttcaagtgggagacaaaaagctgcttgtaataGTAGATGCAAAGACTAAAACCCAGCTGGATGAACAGAAGGCTAAaaggaaaggagtcaatggagattgTTACAAACACGCAGGTTTCATTTACTGTGGACTGTCGCTTTAagcgcctgagtgaggcggggctaTGATGTCAGTCACAGGCTGTCATGGCCTGTGCAGATTAaaatacagagacagagagagagagagagagcgagcgactGGGGAAGCTGGTATCTTCAGCTTGTCACAGCtaaggcttggaactctcctgtgcccatAAAGGTGGCTTGATCATCGGCACATGTGCACAACGAATATGGGACTGTCACTCCATATAATCCATAGGAATGGATTTTGGGATATCTTGTGGGGGACCACTTGTGTAGCCCTTGCCTGGTAGGTTGTGTGGTAACCACTGGAAGATGaaattcctgtgacaggtcactttcagtGATAATTCATATGTGAATTTGGAACGTCACGATGGACAAGATCTATGGCGGCTGTTATCTCGTTTTaccagcgtggaacctgtggaatactttgTACTTACCTTCTCTCTCCAGTACAACATGGATATCAAATATCTCTTTCCCATCATTTATTACGTGGATGACTGAATTTTCCGAcgttaccatctcaagactctaagccttgttcccCAAAGCTCAATATCTTTTGGGAGCTATATttacacacagatatacacataaCGCTGGTAACTTTAGTTTATCTTGGTTGAGttgctatattataagtagatactaatgaaGATAGTGATTTGAACATCAAAACCAGGTTCCATGTGTAATCTATTGCTGcaggttcgtttctaaaacgttacagttcataacaaaattgggggctcgtctgggatCCATAGTCCGTGTAGTAGAATCCAGTGGACCTACAGCAGGATATACACCCAATTCAGCAATTTCACATGAAAGCACAGTTATGGAATCCAATTGGGCAAACTTAGTAGTAGGTGCAGGGTCAGTCAAATCATCAGCTGGTACATAGATAGCCTGCACTGATGTAATTGATCCTTTCTTTGTGCTGGTGATTCACTCTTGCATGGTACTCATGTCAGTGGCCAGAGTTGACTGATAACCTACTGTAGAAGGAATATGGCCAAGCAGAGCAGATACCTCTAAACCTGCCTGAGTGAACCTAAAAATGTTGTCAATGAACAGCAACACATCTTGACCTTCCTGATCATGGAAATATTCAGCAACTGTCAATCCAGTCAGAACCACTCTAGCATGGGCACCAGGTGGTTCATTCATCTGACCATATACAAGTGCTACCTTGGATGTTGTGTCTTTCAGATTGATGACACCAGACACAATCATTTCATGGTATAAATCATTCACTTCATGGGTACAGTCTCCAACTCCAGCAAACATGGAGTAACCACCATGGGCTTTAGCAACAGTGTTAATAAGTTCCATGATCGGTAAGGTCAAGACGTGTTGCTGTTCACTGACAACAATTTTAGGTTCACTCAGGCAGGTTCAGGGGTATACCATATATCAAGTATCAATTTATCATCCAAGTGCATATATGTccccgtatacaaccctgagattcattttcttgcgggaatactcagtaaatccattaagcataatagaatcaataaaagatcacACCCAGCAagatggacaaccagtgtgcaagtaacaacaaactgcaattacaaaataaaaataaataaataaataaataaatagtaagagattatatatcaagaacataagttgaagagtccttgaaagtgagcccataggttatgggaacagttcagtgatgggtaagTGTTgctgggtgaagttatcccctttggttcaacagtctgaatgttgaggggtaataactatttcacggtttcatgctctcaatatttatttcttgcttgcttatttatttatctgtctatctatccttctatttatttatttgtctgtttattatctgtttctttgtacttattgtgtatgcctgcaagaagatgaatctcaggattgtatatggtgacatatatgtacttttgataatatatttactttgaactttagtcaagtcaagtcactttttaattgtcatttcgaccataactgctggtacagtacataataaaaatgagacaatgttttttcaggaccatggtgttacatgaaacagtacaaaaactagactgaactatgtaaaaaactacactagactacagacctacccaggactgcataaagtgcacaaaacagtgcaggtattacaataaataataaacaagacaatagggcagtaaggtgtcagtccaggctctggttaTTGAGGGGTCTgaaggcttgggggaagaaactgttacctaGTCTGGTCATgaaagcctgaatgcttcggtgccttttcccagacagcaggaggggagaagagtttgtatgaggggtgcgtggggtccttcataatgctgtttgctttgcggatgcagcgtgtagtgtaaatgtccgtaatggtgggaagagagactccaatgatcttctcagctgacctcactatctgccgCAGGGTCCTGCGATCCGAGATTGTgcgatttccgaaccaggcagtgatgcagctgctcaggatgctctcaatacaacccctgtagaatgtgatgaggatgggggggggggggggtgggagatggactttcctcagcctttgcagaaagtagagacactgctgggctttctttgctatggagctggtgttgagggacctggtgagattctccgccaggtaaaCACcaaaaatttggtgctcttaacgatctctaccgaggagatGTCAATGTTcaacggggagtggtcgctccatgccatcctgaagtcaacaaccatctcttttgttttgttcacattcagagacaggctgttagctctgcaccagtccattagcagTTGCacatcctctctgtaagctgccttctcattcttgctgatgagacccaccacggtggtgtcattggcaaacttgatgatgtggttcgagctgtgtgttgcagcacagttgtgggtcagcagagtgaacagcagtggactgagcacacagccctgggaagctcctgtgctcagtgtgatggtgttggagatgctgctcccgatccggactgactgaggtctcccagtccaTATCTAATAAATAATGCTAATATATCTCATCTTCGTTAGCACAATTTCAGAAATTAGCATTGGTGTCCTTTAAGAAAGATGCCAGGTTGTATCTCAGAATAGGCAAACTGAAAGAAAAGCATCCCTTTGTAGACACAAGTGTGAATAGATGCTGAACCCACACAGGCATCTGTGTTTACATGAACTGATGGTGATTCAGAGCCTCCAGGCACACAGACAGACACTTCCTGAGTGTTGATGACGTGAAGCCTATCATCAGCTCTTTCCTCCTCCTGCACTGTACCTACTTACTGCTGGTGTTGTTAGAGATGCTCCTGAGGGCATCTGATGTACCTTTTTTCCTGGTAGGGTGATGAAAGCTTATAAAATTATATGAGAGGGGGAGACATAGGGTAAAGAGACAGTcttcttcccagggtggaaatgtcaaatgctagaggacaaagctttaaggtgagagggggaaagcttTGCCactgtagcatagcagttagtgcaacactattacagctcagggcgttctgtagtttggagttcaattccggcgcggttctgtaaggaatctctgtatgtcctccccatggcatgcgtgggttttccctgggtgctgtggtttccactgacagtccaaagatataccaggtAGGTAAGTTGTCCATTGCaatttgtcccatgattaggttaaggttaattgggtttgtcaggggttgctggaacAGCGCAGCCCAACCGGATGGAACGGCCaactctgtgctgtattgctaaacaaattaaataaataaatacataaataaatagatgcaGAATGTGAAAactggaaactttagagaggatgcagaggagtttcaccagggtgctgcctggtctagagagcatgtctaaacaagataggttgagtgagccagAACTTtcccctttggagtgaaggaggatgagaggtggcttcacaaaggtgtacaagatgataaaaggcacaaATTGAATGGTTAGCCAGAGTcttttccctgggtggaagtggctaataccagTGGGTATAATTTCAATgtatttggaggaaagtatgtcaaaggtaagttctttacacagagaatgattG
The Hemitrygon akajei chromosome 5, sHemAka1.3, whole genome shotgun sequence DNA segment above includes these coding regions:
- the LOC140727436 gene encoding LOW QUALITY PROTEIN: ATP synthase subunit beta, mitochondrial-like (The sequence of the model RefSeq protein was modified relative to this genomic sequence to represent the inferred CDS: substituted 1 base at 1 genomic stop codon); amino-acid sequence: MELINTVAKAHGGYSMFAGVGDCTHEVNDLYHEMIVSGVINLKDTTSKVALVYGQMNEPPGAHARVVLTGLTVAEYFHDQEGQDVLLFIDNIFRFTQAGLEVSALLGHIPSTVGYQSTLATDMSTMQEXITSTKKGSITSVQAIYVPADDLTDPAPTTKFAQLDSITVLSCEIAELGVYPAVGPLDSTTRTMDPRRAPNFVMNCNVLETNLQQ